A genome region from Nocardiopsis exhalans includes the following:
- a CDS encoding nucleotidyltransferase family protein yields MAGLLLAAGSGSRLGRPKALVELGGERLVDRGVRTLADGGCAPVLVVLGAAHATVPEALTVHNPDWATGMGSSVRAGIDAAPDSVDALVFALVDQPLVTSEAVRRLVEAYEQGARAAVATYNGNPRNPVLLGREHWSTVHSMAEGDVGARPFLRAYSHLLTTVACDDIASPEDIDTEEDLTRLSALLNNA; encoded by the coding sequence ATAGCGGGCCTGCTACTGGCTGCGGGGTCGGGCAGCAGACTGGGCCGCCCCAAAGCCCTGGTCGAACTCGGCGGTGAACGCCTCGTCGACCGGGGGGTACGCACCCTCGCCGACGGCGGATGCGCCCCCGTCCTGGTGGTCCTGGGCGCGGCGCACGCCACCGTTCCCGAAGCGCTCACCGTGCACAACCCGGACTGGGCCACCGGCATGGGTTCCTCGGTACGGGCCGGGATCGACGCCGCGCCGGACAGCGTGGACGCCCTCGTCTTCGCCCTCGTCGACCAGCCGTTGGTCACCTCCGAGGCGGTCCGCCGCCTGGTGGAAGCCTACGAACAGGGCGCCCGCGCCGCGGTGGCCACCTACAACGGCAACCCCCGCAACCCGGTTCTGCTGGGCCGCGAACACTGGTCAACGGTGCACTCCATGGCCGAGGGGGACGTCGGCGCACGGCCGTTCCTGCGCGCCTACTCCCACCTGCTCACCACCGTGGCCTGCGACGACATCGCCAGCCCCGAGGACATCGACACCGAAGAGGACCTGACCCGCCTCAGCGCGCTGCTGAACAACGCCTAG
- a CDS encoding aldose 1-epimerase family protein, whose product MISRFGGLPDRERHDGKGEQVGEVFELRAGEYGARVDRVGAGLQALTWRERDLVWPYTRPEGPLAGQGQVLAPWPNRVASGRYTFQGTEYRLDVNDPATGSAIHGLVDGVEWTPVEESEEAVTLRLDFPGTSGYPFPLELTVTYRLGGTGLTVTTSARNTGTSHAPFGLGFHPYLTLGTPLRDLAERGEAHVEAGIGSYQPTDSRMIPEGDPVPVAGGGFDLRAPGRALGTTLLDTAFTDLDRDGEDRAWVRLSGPEHRVALWSGPGFSWLQLFSSDTLGGELHRANLAVEPMTCPPDALNSGRDLIVLGPGEDVERTFGILAEQLG is encoded by the coding sequence ATGATCTCCCGGTTCGGCGGCTTGCCGGACCGGGAGAGGCATGACGGGAAGGGTGAACAGGTGGGCGAGGTGTTCGAACTGCGCGCCGGTGAGTACGGAGCGCGCGTCGACCGGGTCGGAGCCGGGCTGCAGGCGCTCACCTGGCGGGAACGGGACCTGGTCTGGCCGTACACCCGGCCGGAGGGCCCGCTGGCCGGTCAGGGTCAGGTACTGGCTCCCTGGCCCAACCGGGTGGCCTCGGGCCGCTACACCTTCCAGGGCACCGAGTACCGGCTGGACGTCAATGATCCGGCCACCGGATCAGCCATTCACGGGCTGGTCGACGGCGTGGAGTGGACCCCGGTCGAGGAGTCCGAGGAGGCCGTGACCCTGCGGCTGGACTTCCCCGGCACCTCGGGGTACCCGTTCCCGTTGGAGCTGACCGTCACCTACCGGCTGGGCGGCACGGGGCTGACCGTCACCACCTCCGCACGCAACACCGGAACCTCGCACGCCCCCTTCGGGCTCGGCTTCCACCCCTACCTGACCCTCGGCACCCCGCTTAGGGACCTGGCCGAGCGCGGCGAGGCGCACGTGGAAGCCGGAATCGGCAGCTACCAGCCCACGGACTCCAGGATGATCCCCGAAGGTGACCCGGTACCGGTGGCCGGGGGCGGGTTCGACCTCCGCGCGCCGGGCCGTGCACTGGGCACGACGCTGCTGGACACCGCCTTCACCGATCTGGACCGGGACGGCGAGGACCGTGCCTGGGTTCGGCTCAGCGGTCCCGAGCACCGGGTGGCGCTGTGGTCGGGGCCGGGCTTCTCCTGGCTCCAGCTGTTCAGCTCCGACACCCTCGGCGGTGAACTGCACCGGGCCAACCTCGCGGTCGAACCCATGACCTGCCCGCCCGACGCCCTCAACAGCGGCAGGGACCTGATCGTCCTGGGCCCGGGCGAGGACGTCGAGCGGACCTTCGGGATCCTCGCTGAGCAGCTGGGCTGA
- a CDS encoding protein kinase domain-containing protein: MVTPDPGDENAPTQRIDPTPPTTRINPAVGATRWVTRVFRPGASPPPEPHPGPGGPPQPQQPRPDEAPTRIVPPGSPAGGGHPNGSDRTTVLPGDAARPGNGADGTRVQPPASPTARLDANRPARRPATGGAAGPGAPGSPEGRTPWWRMLFGPLLDWMARLLSRVVVGPAGDLDYAVPAELRRRYQVLDHIGAGGEAVVYLAEPTDSPGRRLALKVYRPGHDINRELLDRLRARGTASPYTPAIQGYGTATSSWGEDLAWEAQEYFSLGTLREVINQSPMDDERARAVVRAVADCLHHWQSELQHNHTDVKPENLLVRSLDPPVVALTDFGGAVRATMSRVYGGQAITEDYAAPEVIEGRREAPASWWSLGVMVHELTTGRRPERGGNWLTARNTEVDISAITDERWRLLARGLLTLAPSARWGYDEVAAWLAGERPPIRTASRLRPINFAGAFHEDPPSLAFDLLDRSDTGAMWLRSHWSELRTWLDREVNDYTFDRAYLTGLDARPDLAHVAISALAARYVPGMPPRFRGHEISADGLLSLATGEASRHAVVREAVESGVVGLGSQHWCPHPGCRSGGSGRCVLLERVQHEVPLLMRRVAETLDRVVGSGAGGTGNTDAPQRPAAHEMDSAWARAVELVLVPETASQHRSLLRRQSWHPSQRSAAPNAPWWLEQRKTALRDGGDQLASRSAMLTALLLLPEADRVGGAIAERERADGRERRRDRWASLAGSARARWESTQEKVATAKQRRAEAATTRPDHRAVPGGQVGPGGQRAPGDPTRPQEPATAKEKRRQDKAERRVQKTMGQIQRAMKAGKCRRFAYPAALLGMVDGLGRALRPEEGFFPESAFVTDAYTGLIDFSGNPLADGAAALTGLLPGGIGASWWFPVLLSVALVVLGRTAAKSTVKARRRLGAFRLAVAGSLLMLVVLFSTGLLALGSGVLIPLDGLLG; this comes from the coding sequence ATGGTCACGCCAGACCCCGGTGACGAGAACGCACCGACCCAACGGATCGACCCCACTCCACCCACCACGCGCATCAATCCGGCGGTGGGTGCCACGCGCTGGGTCACGCGCGTGTTCCGACCGGGGGCATCCCCACCACCGGAGCCACACCCGGGGCCGGGAGGACCGCCCCAGCCTCAGCAGCCCCGTCCCGACGAGGCGCCCACCCGTATCGTCCCCCCGGGTTCCCCCGCCGGAGGCGGGCACCCGAACGGAAGCGATCGCACCACCGTTCTGCCCGGTGACGCCGCCCGCCCCGGGAACGGCGCCGACGGCACCCGGGTCCAGCCGCCCGCCTCCCCCACCGCCAGGCTGGACGCGAACCGTCCCGCCCGCCGACCCGCCACCGGCGGTGCCGCCGGTCCCGGCGCGCCCGGTTCGCCCGAGGGCCGCACCCCCTGGTGGCGGATGCTCTTCGGCCCCCTGCTGGACTGGATGGCCCGCCTGCTCTCCCGCGTGGTCGTCGGCCCCGCGGGCGACCTCGACTACGCCGTGCCCGCCGAGCTCCGCCGCCGATACCAGGTCCTGGACCACATCGGCGCGGGCGGCGAGGCCGTGGTCTACCTCGCCGAACCCACCGACTCCCCCGGGCGCCGCCTGGCTCTGAAGGTCTATCGGCCCGGCCACGACATCAACCGCGAGCTGCTGGACCGCCTGCGCGCGCGGGGCACCGCCTCGCCGTACACCCCCGCGATCCAGGGGTACGGGACCGCCACCAGCTCCTGGGGCGAGGACCTGGCCTGGGAGGCCCAGGAGTACTTCTCCCTGGGCACCCTGCGCGAGGTCATCAACCAGTCCCCCATGGACGACGAACGAGCACGGGCCGTGGTCCGTGCCGTCGCCGACTGCCTGCACCACTGGCAGAGCGAACTCCAGCACAACCACACCGACGTCAAGCCGGAGAACCTGCTGGTCCGCTCCCTGGACCCGCCGGTGGTCGCGCTCACCGACTTCGGCGGCGCGGTGCGCGCCACCATGAGCCGGGTCTACGGCGGTCAGGCCATCACCGAGGACTACGCCGCCCCCGAGGTGATCGAGGGCCGCCGCGAGGCCCCCGCGTCCTGGTGGTCCCTGGGCGTCATGGTCCACGAGCTCACCACCGGCCGCCGCCCCGAGCGGGGCGGGAACTGGCTGACCGCCCGCAACACCGAGGTGGACATCTCGGCGATCACCGACGAGCGCTGGCGCCTGCTCGCCCGCGGGCTGCTCACCCTCGCGCCCTCCGCGCGTTGGGGGTACGACGAGGTCGCCGCCTGGCTGGCCGGTGAGCGGCCGCCGATCCGCACGGCGAGCCGGCTGCGCCCGATCAACTTCGCCGGGGCCTTCCACGAGGACCCGCCCAGCCTCGCCTTCGACCTGCTCGACCGCTCCGACACCGGTGCGATGTGGCTGCGCAGCCACTGGTCGGAGCTGCGCACCTGGCTGGACAGGGAGGTCAACGACTACACCTTCGACCGCGCCTACCTGACCGGTCTGGATGCCCGGCCCGACCTCGCGCACGTGGCGATCAGCGCGCTGGCCGCCCGCTATGTGCCGGGGATGCCGCCGCGTTTTCGCGGTCACGAGATCAGCGCCGACGGTCTCCTGAGCCTGGCCACCGGTGAGGCCAGCCGCCACGCGGTGGTGCGCGAGGCCGTGGAGTCGGGCGTGGTCGGCCTGGGATCGCAGCACTGGTGTCCGCACCCCGGCTGCCGTTCGGGGGGTTCGGGGCGGTGCGTGCTGTTGGAGCGGGTCCAGCACGAGGTTCCGCTGCTGATGCGCCGGGTGGCGGAGACCCTGGACCGGGTGGTGGGTTCGGGGGCCGGAGGGACCGGGAACACGGACGCCCCGCAGCGCCCCGCGGCCCACGAGATGGACTCCGCCTGGGCCCGGGCCGTGGAGCTGGTGCTGGTCCCCGAGACCGCCTCCCAGCACCGGTCGCTGCTGCGCCGCCAGTCCTGGCACCCCAGCCAGCGCAGTGCCGCACCGAACGCGCCGTGGTGGCTGGAGCAGCGCAAGACCGCCCTGCGTGACGGCGGTGACCAGCTGGCCAGCCGCAGCGCGATGCTCACCGCCCTGCTGTTGCTGCCCGAGGCCGACCGGGTCGGCGGCGCGATCGCCGAGCGGGAGCGGGCCGACGGCCGGGAGCGCCGCCGGGACCGTTGGGCGTCGCTGGCCGGTTCGGCGCGCGCACGCTGGGAGAGCACCCAGGAGAAGGTGGCCACGGCCAAGCAGCGGCGGGCGGAGGCCGCGACCACGCGCCCGGACCACCGGGCGGTTCCCGGAGGGCAGGTCGGGCCCGGCGGGCAGAGGGCGCCCGGTGACCCCACCCGCCCGCAGGAACCCGCCACCGCCAAGGAGAAGCGCAGGCAGGACAAGGCCGAACGCCGGGTCCAGAAGACCATGGGTCAGATCCAGCGCGCGATGAAGGCGGGCAAGTGCCGCCGCTTCGCCTACCCGGCCGCTCTGCTGGGCATGGTGGACGGTCTGGGCCGGGCACTGCGTCCCGAGGAGGGTTTCTTCCCCGAGAGCGCTTTCGTGACCGACGCCTACACGGGCCTGATCGACTTCAGCGGCAACCCGCTGGCGGACGGCGCCGCCGCGCTGACCGGGCTGCTGCCCGGCGGGATCGGCGCCTCCTGGTGGTTCCCGGTACTGCTGTCGGTGGCGCTGGTGGTGCTGGGGCGCACCGCCGCCAAGTCCACGGTCAAGGCCCGGCGCCGTCTGGGCGCCTTCCGCCTGGCGGTGGCGGGTTCGCTGCTGATGCTCGTGGTGCTGTTCTCCACGGGGCTGCTGGCGCTGGGGTCCGGTGTGCTCATCCCCTTGGACGGGCTGCTGGGCTGA
- a CDS encoding DUF2470 domain-containing protein has translation MNGDHPEDTLLICRALGGQPDATAARMTGLDGQGGDYAVTVDGTEHQVRIPWAEPLTERAQIRAEVVRMYQDACAKLGITPRGQH, from the coding sequence ATGAACGGCGACCACCCTGAGGACACCCTGCTCATCTGCCGCGCCCTGGGCGGGCAGCCGGACGCCACCGCCGCCCGGATGACCGGCCTGGACGGGCAGGGCGGCGACTACGCGGTCACCGTGGACGGCACCGAACACCAGGTGCGCATCCCGTGGGCCGAGCCGCTGACCGAGCGCGCCCAGATCCGCGCAGAGGTCGTGCGCATGTACCAAGACGCCTGCGCCAAACTCGGGATCACCCCCCGCGGCCAGCACTGA
- a CDS encoding YceI family protein: MAAQELKPGTWKIDAAHSVVGFSVRHMMVSKVRGRFEKFDATLTVPEDPTKASVEATIDAGSINTDNSDRDGHIRSADFFETDNHPEFTFRSTGLEAKGEDFVLKGELTIKKNTHPVELSLEFNGSTVDPYGLDRAGFAASTTISRKKFGVDIEMPMDGGGVVVGDKITIEIDAEFTREA; the protein is encoded by the coding sequence ATGGCCGCTCAGGAACTCAAGCCCGGCACCTGGAAGATCGACGCCGCCCACAGCGTGGTCGGGTTCTCCGTCCGCCACATGATGGTGAGCAAGGTCCGCGGTCGTTTCGAGAAGTTCGACGCCACGCTGACCGTGCCCGAGGACCCCACCAAGGCCTCCGTCGAAGCCACCATCGACGCCGGTTCCATCAACACGGACAACAGCGACCGTGACGGCCACATCCGGTCGGCGGACTTCTTCGAGACCGACAACCACCCCGAGTTCACCTTCCGCTCCACCGGCCTCGAGGCCAAGGGCGAGGACTTCGTCCTCAAGGGCGAGCTGACCATCAAGAAGAACACCCACCCGGTCGAGCTCTCCCTGGAGTTCAACGGCTCCACCGTCGACCCCTACGGCCTGGACCGCGCCGGGTTCGCCGCCTCCACCACCATCAGCCGCAAGAAGTTCGGCGTCGACATCGAGATGCCGATGGACGGCGGCGGCGTGGTCGTCGGCGACAAGATCACCATCGAGATCGACGCCGAATTCACCCGCGAGGCCTAG
- a CDS encoding MarR family winged helix-turn-helix transcriptional regulator has translation MEKAWLEPDEQDVWRGFLRMNAWIYDELEHDLRTRDGLSLIEYGILAHLSEAPGQRMRMRNLAETVIVSKSRLSHQIARLERDGNVRRENCEDDRRGFWAILTDKGAQTLSRAAPGHATRVRSLMFDRLSREQVDQLRKIVDTLGGDHPDHPDQGDPVPE, from the coding sequence ATGGAGAAGGCTTGGCTCGAACCCGACGAACAGGACGTCTGGCGCGGGTTCCTGCGGATGAACGCCTGGATCTACGACGAACTCGAACACGACCTGCGCACCCGCGACGGGCTCTCCCTCATCGAGTACGGCATCCTCGCGCACCTGTCCGAAGCCCCCGGGCAGCGCATGCGGATGCGCAACCTCGCCGAGACCGTCATCGTCTCCAAGAGCCGCCTGTCCCACCAGATCGCCCGCCTCGAACGCGACGGGAACGTGCGCAGGGAGAACTGCGAGGACGACCGGCGCGGGTTCTGGGCGATCCTCACCGACAAGGGTGCCCAAACCCTGAGCCGGGCCGCCCCGGGACACGCGACCCGGGTGCGCTCGCTGATGTTCGACCGCCTGTCCCGAGAACAGGTCGACCAGCTCCGGAAGATCGTCGACACACTCGGCGGCGACCACCCGGACCACCCGGACCAGGGGGATCCGGTACCGGAGTAG
- a CDS encoding SseB family protein, with protein MSRPSIIGAQNFRDDDGSADPEVEARLRDHAAGKIGDRQVLAALSESRVLIPVVAVATETEEGVGGLTKDKNSEVAIPIMTGKDGRRGVLAFTSVDAVRRWRPDARPVPFTTQDACQATLEENADALVIDVSGPVPHSIQGRFLTMLAEQGTVPEPKDDPQVLALIYRVTHAEFGIERVRIHPSERGEIGIRLELDERDDESLRRVAERLTTELQHVLPGGVELSAVVRAQRDDE; from the coding sequence GTGAGCAGACCATCGATCATCGGCGCCCAGAACTTCCGTGACGACGACGGCAGCGCCGACCCGGAAGTCGAAGCTCGCCTGCGTGACCACGCGGCGGGCAAGATCGGTGACCGCCAGGTACTTGCCGCCCTCAGCGAGTCCCGGGTGCTCATCCCGGTGGTGGCCGTGGCCACCGAGACCGAGGAGGGCGTGGGCGGACTCACCAAGGACAAGAACAGCGAGGTGGCCATCCCCATCATGACCGGCAAGGACGGTCGTCGGGGAGTCCTCGCCTTCACCTCCGTGGACGCGGTCCGCCGCTGGCGCCCGGACGCCCGGCCGGTGCCCTTCACCACACAGGACGCCTGCCAGGCCACCCTGGAAGAGAACGCCGACGCCTTGGTCATCGACGTCTCCGGGCCGGTCCCGCACAGCATCCAGGGCCGCTTCCTCACCATGCTCGCCGAGCAGGGGACCGTCCCCGAACCCAAGGACGATCCACAGGTCCTGGCGCTCATCTACCGGGTGACCCACGCCGAGTTCGGGATCGAACGCGTGCGCATCCACCCCTCCGAGCGCGGGGAGATCGGCATCCGCCTGGAACTGGACGAGCGCGACGACGAGTCGCTGCGCCGCGTCGCCGAGCGGCTGACCACCGAACTCCAGCACGTCCTGCCCGGCGGGGTCGAACTCAGCGCCGTCGTCCGCGCCCAACGCGACGACGAGTAG
- a CDS encoding prepilin peptidase — MPTPLVFTPSPLLWAVLAAVSLCALGIVVGRATGRLVYLFGSADPSRSSEPPAEAGSPSVLRTARSRALPGQEGASDAPLGAPSRPPPASPGLDPGEDDGPPPPRCPHCRAELPFARGFPVVTARAFRQRGVCPHCERRVRPHPAVIIGTALLFALVGALAPWHVGDWSPFGVLALLWLIALGVPLSVIDLRVMRLPDALVAPAYPVAALLLAAAVLLPPVGPDLARGSQALVGMVLITVLYWLMWRIKPGGLGFGDVKLSGLTGLYAGWAAGPVGALVAAFWAFAAFSLVGLALLALRRITRAEPLPLGPFMLAATLATALAGHPLLP, encoded by the coding sequence ATGCCCACCCCCTTGGTGTTCACGCCGTCTCCGCTGTTGTGGGCGGTCCTCGCGGCCGTCAGCCTCTGCGCGCTCGGCATCGTGGTCGGCCGTGCCACCGGTCGCCTCGTCTACCTCTTCGGATCGGCCGATCCCTCACGGAGTTCCGAACCCCCCGCCGAGGCGGGGTCGCCCTCCGTGCTCAGAACCGCCCGGAGCCGGGCCCTCCCCGGTCAGGAAGGCGCCTCCGACGCACCACTCGGGGCCCCGTCGAGACCTCCGCCCGCTAGCCCCGGCCTCGACCCAGGGGAGGACGACGGGCCACCACCGCCCCGCTGTCCGCACTGCCGGGCCGAACTCCCCTTCGCCAGAGGGTTCCCGGTCGTCACCGCCCGCGCCTTCCGACAGCGCGGCGTCTGCCCCCACTGCGAACGCCGGGTCCGCCCCCACCCGGCCGTCATCATCGGCACCGCCCTGCTCTTCGCACTGGTCGGCGCCCTGGCGCCCTGGCATGTGGGCGACTGGTCCCCGTTCGGCGTGCTGGCACTGCTCTGGCTCATCGCGCTCGGCGTGCCCCTGTCCGTCATCGACCTGCGGGTCATGCGCCTGCCCGACGCCCTCGTCGCTCCGGCCTACCCCGTCGCCGCCCTCCTGCTGGCTGCGGCGGTCCTCCTGCCACCCGTCGGCCCCGACCTCGCACGCGGTTCGCAGGCCCTCGTCGGCATGGTCCTCATCACGGTCCTGTACTGGCTCATGTGGCGGATCAAACCGGGCGGGCTCGGTTTCGGCGACGTCAAACTCTCCGGGCTGACCGGCCTCTACGCGGGCTGGGCCGCCGGTCCGGTGGGCGCGCTGGTCGCCGCGTTCTGGGCCTTCGCGGCTTTCTCCCTGGTGGGTCTGGCCCTGCTGGCACTGCGCCGGATCACCCGCGCCGAACCCCTCCCCCTGGGCCCGTTCATGCTCGCCGCCACTCTCGCCACCGCCCTCGCCGGTCACCCTCTCCTGCCATAA
- the aroC gene encoding chorismate synthase, with amino-acid sequence MLRWLTAGESHGPALVAILEGLPAGVSVTSDDIAAALLRRRAGYGRGARMKFEKDQVSVIGGIRHGITQGGPVAIEVGNTEWPKWEKVMSPDPVPAEELDGVARNAPLTRPRPGHADLVGMQKYGHEESRPILERASARETAARVAIGEVARQFCRQALGIEILSHVVSMGPVAVPEGSPEPRPEDLAAIDEDPLRCFDAETSARMVEEVDDTKKSGDTLGGVVEVLAYNLPPGLGSHVHWDRRLDSRLAGALMGIQAIKGVEVGDGFRTAARRGSEAHDEIEPGPDGVRRRTNRAGGVEGGMSTGDPLRVRAAMKPIATVPNALDTIDIETGEPTKANHQRSDVTAVPAAGVVAEAMVALVIAEAAIEKFGGDSVPETARNLQGYLDSLAIR; translated from the coding sequence ATGTTGCGTTGGCTGACCGCGGGGGAGTCCCACGGACCTGCACTCGTCGCGATTCTGGAGGGCCTTCCGGCCGGTGTGTCCGTCACCTCTGACGACATCGCCGCCGCACTGCTCCGCCGCCGCGCCGGGTACGGTCGGGGTGCCCGGATGAAGTTCGAGAAAGACCAGGTCTCCGTTATCGGAGGCATCCGGCACGGCATCACCCAGGGTGGGCCGGTCGCGATCGAGGTCGGAAACACCGAGTGGCCCAAGTGGGAGAAGGTGATGTCGCCGGACCCGGTTCCCGCTGAGGAACTGGACGGCGTGGCGCGCAACGCGCCGCTCACCCGGCCCCGCCCCGGGCACGCCGACCTCGTCGGCATGCAGAAGTACGGGCACGAGGAGTCCCGGCCGATCCTGGAGCGCGCCAGCGCCCGCGAGACCGCGGCCCGGGTCGCGATCGGCGAGGTCGCCCGGCAGTTCTGCCGCCAGGCGCTCGGTATCGAGATCCTGAGCCACGTGGTCTCCATGGGACCCGTCGCCGTCCCCGAGGGTTCGCCCGAACCCCGCCCGGAGGACCTCGCCGCGATCGACGAGGACCCGCTGCGCTGCTTCGACGCCGAGACCAGCGCTCGCATGGTCGAGGAGGTCGACGACACCAAGAAGTCCGGGGACACCCTGGGCGGCGTCGTCGAGGTGCTCGCCTACAACCTTCCGCCCGGTCTGGGCAGCCACGTGCACTGGGACCGCCGTCTGGACTCCCGCCTGGCCGGAGCCCTCATGGGTATCCAGGCGATCAAGGGCGTGGAGGTCGGCGACGGCTTCCGCACCGCGGCCCGCCGCGGCTCCGAGGCCCACGACGAGATCGAGCCCGGCCCCGACGGCGTGCGCCGCCGCACCAACCGCGCTGGCGGTGTCGAGGGCGGCATGTCCACCGGCGACCCGCTGCGGGTGCGCGCCGCGATGAAGCCCATCGCCACGGTGCCCAACGCGCTGGACACCATCGACATCGAGACCGGCGAGCCCACCAAGGCCAACCACCAGCGCAGCGACGTCACCGCCGTCCCCGCCGCCGGTGTGGTGGCCGAGGCCATGGTCGCCCTGGTCATCGCCGAGGCCGCCATCGAGAAGTTCGGCGGCGATTCGGTCCCCGAGACCGCCCGCAACCTTCAGGGCTACCTGGACTCACTGGCGATCCGCTAG
- a CDS encoding YdhR family protein produces the protein MDNPRLVTVWWDLSESAQTIESLRAYLRDQSVDAFAEVPGLRLKAWIADPETDRWGAVLLWESTEASEGTVPSRAAELIGYPPTEVHAFDVEATVQGRYEDEGLNHRGLAFPASP, from the coding sequence ATGGACAACCCCCGCCTGGTCACCGTCTGGTGGGACCTGTCCGAGTCCGCCCAGACCATCGAGTCCCTGCGCGCCTACCTGCGCGACCAATCCGTCGACGCCTTCGCTGAAGTGCCCGGCCTGCGCCTCAAAGCTTGGATCGCCGACCCCGAAACCGATCGCTGGGGCGCGGTCTTGCTCTGGGAGTCCACCGAGGCTTCCGAGGGGACCGTACCCAGCCGCGCCGCGGAACTCATCGGTTACCCGCCCACCGAAGTCCACGCCTTCGACGTCGAGGCCACCGTCCAGGGACGCTACGAGGACGAGGGACTCAACCACCGGGGCCTCG